In Aquila chrysaetos chrysaetos chromosome 17, bAquChr1.4, whole genome shotgun sequence, one genomic interval encodes:
- the FAM83F gene encoding protein FAM83F, translated as MAESQVLLLDESHVNEKVTEAQARFYYSEEQRRALETLVTRGEAAYREALRKEQLRDFLSSHELQALRGGWRGYDDPRESGKAARGPGGETLSLAYWPECSDTEVPPLDLGWTDKTFYRGISRVALFTHPRKEESSPHLKEVVREMIQQAQKIIAVVMDVFTDRDIFRDIVDAAYKRWIPVYIILDEESVKLFLEMCRCLDLSDLQIRNIRVRSVTGVGFYMPAGKIRGTLASRFLMVDGEKVATGSYSFTWSSSHIDRNILLVLTGQHVEMFDVEFRELYAISEEVNFYRELGIANPFLLGIGKPGLHSSTVARKFINPKYGLVAGATRGDMMLWASRNRQDNEGNMQKEETSESKKRLNQFLNDLVTLEQEFPEIDPPLENLNKLNRSPQKLFSRLHVDLKNKSKSRESIRDVKKEDAQANSKQGKRFASGLFSRKAKRSPGSSIEANSFASEGHSGEDLGNMKLEYERLSIGHASVRSTGGISGNVGPNSTTSDKNKQSTCVLS; from the exons ATGGCGGAGTCCCAGGTGCTTCTGCTGGACGAGTCGCACGTCAACGAGAAGGTGACGGAGGCCCAGGCTCGCTTCTACTATAGCGAGGAGCAGCGTCGGGCCCTGGAGACGCTGGTGACGCGGGGCGAGGCGGCGTACCGGGAGGCCCTGAGGAAGGAGCAGCTCCGCGACTTTCTCTCCAGCCATGAGCTGCAAGCCCTGCGGGGCGGCTGGCGGGGATACGACGACCCCCGGGAGAGCGGCAAGGCGGCGCGGGGACCCGGCGGCGAGACCCTCTCGTTGGCCTACTGGCCCGAGTGCTCGGACACGGAGGTGCCCCCGTTGGATTTGGGTTGGACCGACAAGACCTTCTACCGCGGTATCAGCCGGGTGGCCCTCTTCACGCACCCACGCAAGGAGGAGAGCTCGCCCCACCTGAAGGAGGTGGTGCGGGAGATGATCCAGCAGGCGCAGAAG ATTATTGCAGTGGTCATGGATGTATTTACAGACCGGGACATCTTCCGTGATATTGTTGATGCAGCTTACAAGCGCTGGATCCCAGTCTATATAATCCTAGATGAGGAGAGTGTGAAGCTCTTTCTGGAAATGTGCAGATGCCTTGACCTCAGTGACTTGCAGATCCGG AATATCCGCGTACGTTCTGTGACAGGAGTTGGGTTCTACATGCCAGCAGGGAAGATCAGAGGCACGTTGGCATCCCGATTCCTGATGGTGGATGGTGAAAAGGTGGCCACTGGATCATACAG CTTCACATGGAGTTCATCCCACATTGACAGAAACATCCTGCTAGTCTTGACAGGACAGCATGTGGAGATGTTTGACGTTGAGTTTCGTGAGCTCTATGCCATCTCAGAGGAAGTTAATTTCTACAGGGAACTGGGTATTGCTAACCCATTCCTTCTTGGAATTGGGAAGCCAGGCCTTCATTCCTCCACCGTGGCTCGGAAGTTCATTAACCCCAAGTATGGTTTAGTGGCAGGGGCAACCCGTGGTGATATGATGCTCTGGGCTTCACGGAACAGGCAGGATAATGAGGGGAACATGCAAAAGGAGGAAACAAGTGAGTCAAAGAAGCGGTTAAATCAGTTTCTGAATGACTTAGTCACATTGGAGCAGGAGTTCCCAGAAATTGATCCACCTCTGGAGAACTTGAACAAGCTGAATCGGAGCCCTCAGAAACTGTTCTCCCGGCTCCACGTGgacctgaaaaataaatccaaatccAGAGAGTCTATTCGTGatgtgaagaaagaagatgcACAGGCCAATTCAAAGCAAGGAAAACGGTTTGCCAGTGGGCTTTTCAGTCGCAAGGCCAAACGGTCTCCAGGCTCAAGCATAGAGGCCAATTCTTTTGCCAGTGAAGGACATTCAGGGGAAGACCTTGGGAACATGAAACTGGAATATGAGCGGCTCAGCATTGGCCATGCCAGTGTTCGGAGCACTGGAGGCATCTCAG GTAACGTAGGTCCAAACTCCACTACAAGCgataaaaacaaacaatctACCTGTGTGTTATCTTGA